The stretch of DNA AAAACACCTGATCCGCTAACATTAGGAAGctactccccaccccctgcagggtgtccggctggccttgaactccctgtgtagcccgaGTTGGCCCTGAAGTcacaatcctccagcctctgcctctagcactgggattctaggcaagtactaccacacccagcagagATGGACTTTCTAACAAGCATGGCCACAGTGTGTCTGGTGCCACTGTCGGGGGCAGCAGAGGTACCACCCCACAACCCGGCAACAAGTTACCATGGAGACAACCTTCAGGGTACTCGGGTTGTGCTCCCCCACCTCCACTGCCAACCTAGTCAGCTCATTACTTACCCAAGGAAGCATTACGACAAAGTTTCTTATCATAACATTCAAATCCTTCCTTCGCCCTCCAGCCATAGTTCCCGCCTTTAACGATGAGGTCAACTTCTTCAAACTTGTTCTGGCCCACATCCCCACAGAACATCCGCCCTCGGCCCTGGCGGGTGACTGGGTCCCCTCGGTCCACGGCACAGCGCCACATGTTTCTGACCCCGTAGGCGTAGACGGCAGGGTGGGCACCCGGCTCAGACACAAAGGGATTGTCCAAGGGCACTCGGTACCGCCGGCTATCTGTGCCTGCTCCATTCACGTCAATCCTCAACACTTTCCCCAGCAGGGAGCTTCTAAAAGACAAAAAGCCGAGAAAGAGGCCCTGGGTGAGCAAGAACTGCAAAGGacctgaggagagaagaggggtgggggtggggtgggtgcagGACAGGCCGAAGCTGGCGCCAGGAGAGCTGGAAATCCAGGGGAAAGTGACCTACTTGGTTCTTTTAAATCTATACAAGATGTTTAAGAGTTCCTCACCTCTGGCTCAAGGTTATCTCCTAGAGAACATGACACCATCCTGCACCACGTGACCCTGAGTAAACGGCAGCTTTTGTTTTCTATCTTAATGATGGGTGCTTCCCAATTTGGTCTAAtattataaatttgaaaataaataatggtTTTCATTTTCCCCAGATAGAAAAAGAATAGACTATTTTTGGAGAGGCTCTTCCAATGAGTTTGACTGCTGGGCTGCACTCTCCTAGCGCGTAGGTAAGGAACACTGTGTGGCATTGCTGTCGTAATACTTTTTAATGAGCTATATTATGCACATGGTTCTTGGTGAAATCCCTGAATGACAGCATTCAGCAGACACTAGCTTAGTGTGATTAACGTTAATATTTTACTCCTACAAATAGTGGGAGGAAGTGCTTCCTGAGCACAAAGGGCAGAATGGCACGGAGGGGCTCTGACACCAGTGTCCCAGTCCCAGGGTCCCTCACTTACCTACTGTGCTTCTTTCTTGTGGCTGTAAAATGCAAACCATAATCCCTACACTTCATGGGAGTTTTTCATACATGTTTCCAGGAGGCCTGGTACTGATGTCATAACAATGAAAACAGATTACATTTTTCTTGCCCTTGAAGCACATCATGTTCTCAAGTATAATATACAATCTGACTGAAGCAGTCACTGTCAACATACTGGGCACTCAGTATATATCAGCTCTTATTAACTGGCTTCTCATATGTTTCAGGACCTAGTACAGAGACTGGGACACACTGCTCAACACTACTGTTAAGCCAAATCAGATGGTGGTTGTCATAGAGCATCCTGATaacatacatttaaattttaaattcttttctacACAGCACTGTAGTAGTTAtattaatatttgttttctttatctatctactgagacagggtctcgctctgtagctctgactgtcctagaactcactgtgtaaaccaagctggcctcaaactcacagagatccacctgcctctgcctaccaagtgctaggattaaaggtatatgccaccacacctagctacaTTAAGCATTTATAATATTAGCTAGAAAAGTATTCTGTACTATTTATAGGGCAGAAAGCCAAAGGGTCCTCTCACAGACTCCTCCCACCGGCTCCTCCTACTGGCTCCTCCCACCGGCTCCTCCCACCGGCTCCTCCTGCTGGCTCCTCCCACCGGCTCCTCCTACTGGCTCCTCCCACCGGCTCCTCCTACTGGCTCCTCCCACCGGCTCCTCCTACTGGCTCCTCCCAGAGAAAGGGATTAGATCTTCTAAATTTAACTCTGGCAGAAAGAACATTGAACCAGAGGTACACTCAAAAGGAACAGGGGCGCAGCCTCCATCCAGCTTACTTGTTCTGAGCATTTCCAAACTTGCCAAAGGGATCCCCAGCCTGCCCTCCATCCCCAGTGAATATGTACAGATAGCCATCCAGGCCAAAGAGAAGCTGTCCCCCATTGTGGTTTGAGGCTGGTTCATCTATTTCCAAGATGACcctggaagagaaaaagaaactatctGTTAGGCTTTGACAAGGCTGAAGCTACATGCTCTCGAGACACCCAGAAGTTGGCTGACCCAAGCCACCGCGGTCTGCAAAGTTAGCCAAGCCTGGCTTCAGTCTCCAAGGACCACAACAAAGGTGGATTGGGGCCCTGAGGGGCGCCATGTTTCCTGGTGTAATTCCTATGtgaatcttttaattttttttttttcagtactaaaGATCGAACCCCGTGCCTTTGCACAAGCCAGGCAAGCGTCTGCCACTGCGCTGCCTCCTCAGCCCTTTGTAGAGCTTCCCTCGTTCATACCATGACCTCACAAGCTGAGACATGGCCGGGGTAACAGCCACCCCTCTCTGGGGTTTGCTTTCTACCCAGCAGAACTCCCCATTCCTCCCTTAGAAAGGCAGATGGAGCAGGTCATCCTGTTCTTTCCAACCCTTTAGCCTGTCTATGATGGGAAAAGGGCCGGGGCAGGAAGGGGAAAGAAGGGGAGAAGGCAGCGTGATGGAGAGACAAAGGTGATCGTGGAGGCGGCCAGAACTAGTGTCTCATCTGTCCTGGTGAGCAACGTGACACGGTCCAGATCATCTGAGCGGAGGGTCTCAGTGGAGGGACAGCCTCCTTGGATTGCCTTGTGGGTGTGTCTATAGGGACTATCTAGATTGTTAACGGACGTGGGagagcacagcccactgtgggcacaCCATCCtcagacaggtggtcctgggctgtataaagaAGCTTGCTGAGTATACACCAGCTACCAAGCagcctccatggttcctgctgtCTTTATTGACAGTGTAATGATTCCCTCAGTTGGAGGTAATGCTGTATGGAGTAGCAAGCAGGCCTACCTTCCCTCAGAGGTGGCCTGTggcctggaagtgtaagtcaaataaatccttccctccccTAAGTCGTTAGTCATGGGacctgtcacagcagcagaatgaAACCACAGCACCATCTAACCATGCATCAATAGTTGTATGGCCTTGTGCCATAGCTCCCAAGAGAGTGAGAAACCCCACACTAAAGGTAAAGGGTTTGATTTCTCGTGGCCACACAATCAATTAGAGGCTACTGTTGTGTTTGATATATGATCTATCATCACTTTAGAATTCCTTTTGGCTGCCAGTCCTGGCTTCTCCTTTGTAAAAACAGGTTAAGCTTGACTCTAGCTAGGATCTTTAAGCAAGGGCTATACCCCATAAGGAAGCTTTACTGAGTTATCCAGGTTGTCCTCATCcatcagtagtgactcttttctcaacatgtttttatgtgtattacTTTTTCCCTgcaagtatgtttttttttcccctgcatgCAGTTCCAGCAGATGCCAGAAGGGGGAAGTCGTATCCctcagaactggaattacagatggttgtgagctgttgcATGGGTGTtgggtactgaactcaggtcctctgcaagagcaacaagtgctcttagcccctgagccaACTGTCCAGCCTGTTTTCTTAAGATTTTAGGCTAGCACTCAAACACCAGGTCTATTCCTCCTCTATCACCCCAAGAATGGATGGGCATCATTTGGGAGCACAGTTCCAGGTTCTCATGGGATTGTCTCACCTCTCTGATTTGGGGTCCGCTTTGTTAGGGTCAGACAGAGAAACCTTCATCTCACTTATCCGGATTTTCTCCACCTTCCTCTTGCCCAGACATGAATAATAAATGTAGAACTTGCGGTTGCGGTGGAATCTGGGATGAAAAGCCAGCCCCAAGAATCCTCTCTCATCCCCAATCCACGGTGTGGTCAGCACCATGCTCTTGAGATCCAGGAAGGGCTGTTCCAGGCGACTCCCATCAGGGAGGTAGACCCACACTACTCCTACCTGCTCAGCAACAAAGAAGCGGTGGGTGTGGTCCCCAGCATGTACCATGGCCACGGGGTTCCTCAGCCCATTGGCCACCTCGGCCAGGCAGAGCTGCAGGCAGCCCCGGTGGTCCTCAGCCACCACTCCCAGGTTGCGGTTGAGTTGGCTGTTCCTCAGGACATTGGGGAAGCAGTAGTCCTCGTCGGGCAGGTTGAGGAGGTGGCAGAAGCGAGCGCCATCTTTTTCATGGGACTCCTGGAGGCTGCGGTCATTGGTGAGCAGGGAGATGGCAGCGTGACAGTTGCGGTGGAAGGCGGAGCAGTAGTCAGAGCAGAGGCCCGGGAGGTTCCGGAGTGGTGTCTGAGGGTTCTCGGCATCGTAGAGGTGGGCTGCGTAAGGAGAGCACTCCTGGAAAAAGAACGGGAAGCTCCGTCACAATTTGAACAAGCCAAAAAAGGAGAAACGGTCTACTAGGGTATCGGCATTCTGGAGGTTTGCATACAGATTGCTTGCTGTTAATCGTTTCTCTGGGACCCAAATTTTTGATAGAGTTAATGCACCCGGAGAAAAACCTCACGTATTCACTACACTGTGTCTAGCATTTCAGTAGcttggttcttttttaaaatgtttattagcaAATATTAAGTTgtacataataatgggtttcatgacatttttatgtcatattttgatcataattcACCACATCAcctctcctgtccccttcccATCCTCACTGATCTTCTTTCCAAAGAGCATCccatctactgtgtgtgtgtgtgtgtgtgtgtgtgtgtgtgtgtgtgtgtgtgatgttttgttGTTTACAGGGGAATGGGTGGTGGTTTGGTTCCTGGGACAAGGCACCTTGTTTGTGGTTATACCACTGGAGAagatgtctctccctctctgaccAACCACTAACTAGAAAGTAATCCTCAGGGGTGGGATCCCATGAGCCCCTCCCCACTCCACGACAGGCTGTTAGATCTTGCACAGCTCACCACAGCTCTCAATAGCTTAGTTCTTGACACTTAAGGTTATATTACATGGTGGATGACTATCTTTTgaagatttatctttatttatgtgtacatgtggatgcctgtatgagtttatgtgcactgtgtatgcaggatctgcagaggccaaaagagggcctcagatcccctggaactagagatacaggtggttatgaaccacTGTGtggggtgcagggaactgaaccctagtcttctgcaagagcagcaagtgctcttaaccactgaagcacCTCTCTATCCCCGGAAGAATAGTTTTCCAAGACATTTTTCAACTCTTCCTTTTCTCAAGATGAAGCACCATGAAACAAGTTCCGTGTCTATTAAACCCAGACACCTAGTGCTAGTATTTCAGTCTATGCTCCTTCATGTTTAAATAGTTAACAATTCAAACTTATGTAATCAAAAATCCTTCCCAGAGATTAAGATGTTCAGTCATTTCTTCATGtactaaatatttgtgtttgacATGGGCAAGGCACTATGCTGGAAGCTATAGGTTTCTATTTCAATGCCAGCATTTCAGTAATGAGACTGCCCTATATATAAGTATGTAGGATTAAATGTCCAAGGGAGTATCTGCTGGTTGACCTCCTAGAGTCTAGGACCTAGGCTATAGTGATTTCAGGAGACAACAGAATTCTGTGGGCCTACCGTCACTCCCTGTAGTGATAACAGACAGAGGCATGGAGACTTGGAAAGTAAAAATGGCAGCTGTAGTGGTCTGAATGACACTGGCCCCTATTGGCCCATATAtgtgaatatttggtccccagttggtgggactgtttgggaaggagtgTGGCCTTCGAGGAGGtgcgtcactgggggtgggctttggggtttccagTGCTCTCCCTCTGCCCCATTGTTGTGGCTCAAGATCAAGTGAGAGATGAAGGATGAGGAGGACAAGGAGGCGGCggcggaagaggaggaggaggaggaggaggaggaggaggagcatgagagaagtgtgagggagTGAATAGGTGAAagagtgagtaaagagtgagtgaataatgtagaagtatgtgtgtgtgagtaactatgagagagagagctgtgtgaaGGAGCTGCTGCTATGTAGAGGAGCTGTGCCTAGAAACTGTGTAAAGTGCTGTAtgctgagctgggcggtggtggcgcacacctttaatcccagcactcgggaggcaaaggcgggggaatctctgtgagttcgaggcccacctggtctacaaagcaagatccaggacaggctccaaagctatagagaaaccctgtctcaaaaaaacaaaaataaataaataaataaataataaaaaaatgctaATCTAAACAAAAAAAGTGCTGTACGGTGAGAGAGCTATGTAATGAGATGTtcagctgtggctgtgtggagatttgtaactgtgtggagacaaggaagatggagctgtatagaaaagagatgcagaagagaaatgtatgtcAAAGAAAGACGTGTAGCCATGTgaaaagatgtatgtatgtaaag from Peromyscus eremicus chromosome 15, PerEre_H2_v1, whole genome shotgun sequence encodes:
- the Hhipl2 gene encoding HHIP-like protein 2, with amino-acid sequence MVHAGDHTHRFFVAEQVGVVWVYLPDGSRLEQPFLDLKSMVLTTPWIGDERGFLGLAFHPRFHRNRKFYIYYSCLGKRKVEKIRISEMKVSLSDPNKADPKSERVILEIDEPASNHNGGQLLFGLDGYLYIFTGDGGQAGDPFGKFGNAQNKSSLLGKVLRIDVNGAGTDSRRYRVPLDNPFVSEPGAHPAVYAYGVRNMWRCAVDRGDPVTRQGRGRMFCGDVGQNKFEEVDLIVKGGNYGWRAKEGFECYDKKLCRNASLDDILPIYAYGHEVGKSVTGGYVYRGCESPNLNGLYIFGDFMSGRLMALQEDRKTKKWRKRDVCLGNATCAFPGLISTYSKFIISFAEDEAGELYFLATSYPSAYAPHGSIYKFVDPSRRAPPGKCRYKPVPVKTKTKKIRFRPLATTVLDLLKKEESQKVAGRSSNATLASDRAASQKGSPKKPASPTSRQKTSRGSGTKKKGRVWSPGPRGKRKQNPHARSAGIRQVAEQKSPGRSQQ